A region of Mesorhizobium sp. AR02 DNA encodes the following proteins:
- a CDS encoding LysR family transcriptional regulator — MNIPSLDPDLLRAFVVVTDRLSFTRAAEQLNRTQAAVSLQVKRLEERLDTALFRRSTARVELTAAGEGFLTDARRILALNEQAIARVANQRVAGHVRIGVMEDYGTKILPRLLADIAERFPLVQVDMEIGLTALLLKRLGSSFDAVIAMHPDGTAEGDLICRERAIWAAAATRAVEEIDPLPVALSYPDCLFRAWAVEALDKAGRPWRLAYVSPSLAATEAIVEQGLAITVVKGSMLAPGLRGVPPGRHVPQLPGAEIRLHRAVRSSAGAALVADHLADRLRLSALGS; from the coding sequence ATGAATATCCCCAGCCTTGATCCCGACCTGCTGCGCGCCTTCGTCGTTGTTACCGACCGCCTCTCGTTCACGCGCGCCGCCGAGCAGCTCAATCGAACGCAGGCCGCCGTCAGCCTGCAGGTGAAGCGTCTCGAGGAACGCCTCGACACTGCCCTGTTTCGCCGCTCGACCGCTCGCGTTGAACTCACGGCCGCCGGGGAGGGCTTTCTGACCGATGCGCGCCGCATCCTTGCTCTCAATGAGCAGGCGATTGCACGTGTTGCCAATCAGCGTGTGGCTGGACACGTTCGTATCGGGGTCATGGAAGACTATGGCACCAAGATCCTGCCGCGCCTCCTCGCCGACATTGCCGAGCGATTTCCGCTCGTGCAGGTCGACATGGAGATCGGTCTCACGGCGCTGCTTCTCAAACGGCTCGGTTCATCGTTCGACGCGGTCATTGCCATGCATCCGGACGGTACGGCGGAGGGCGATCTGATATGCCGAGAAAGGGCGATTTGGGCGGCCGCTGCGACCCGTGCCGTCGAGGAGATCGATCCGCTGCCCGTCGCCTTGTCCTATCCCGATTGCCTGTTTCGCGCCTGGGCCGTCGAGGCGCTCGACAAGGCAGGCCGGCCATGGCGATTGGCCTATGTCAGCCCGAGCCTCGCCGCCACGGAGGCAATCGTCGAGCAGGGCCTGGCAATCACCGTGGTCAAGGGCAGCATGCTTGCGCCCGGCTTGCGGGGCGTCCCTCCGGGTCGACATGTACCGCAGCTGCCGGGGGCCGAGATACGCCTTCATCGGGCCGTAAGGTCTTCCGCCGGCGCTGCATTGGTCGCAGATCACCTCGCAGATCGCCTGCGC
- a CDS encoding DMT family transporter, producing MEILGVLAAILSSALGGTAVGATRYLAGTLDPLTIGAIRFGGGFLVLVAVALVRCDRWPPKSDWPGTGALGLLFFGLFPVLFNGALVYTTAARGALALSTLPLLTMAAGAVLRIETPTMRKIIGVLIAMAGVAIALGTSLATAPPGAWRGDLLMVAAACCMALYNVWSRPFLSRTAPIPFVAFGMGVGAVSLSVLVASNGGFARLATLNAPQWIASGYLAIICGAFIFFLWAFALGRAAPTLVAVSVAVNPLTASIFGVVFLGEQVSAKLIVGLIAVLAGIAIASGATEWFGSGHQGFRRRLP from the coding sequence ATGGAAATTCTGGGCGTGCTCGCGGCGATTCTCTCCAGCGCTCTTGGCGGCACTGCCGTTGGCGCAACTCGATATCTTGCAGGCACGCTCGATCCTCTGACGATCGGTGCGATCCGGTTCGGCGGCGGGTTTCTGGTCCTGGTTGCCGTGGCACTTGTGCGGTGCGACAGGTGGCCGCCGAAGAGCGACTGGCCCGGCACCGGCGCATTGGGTCTGCTGTTCTTCGGCCTGTTTCCCGTGTTGTTCAATGGAGCCCTGGTCTACACGACGGCCGCACGCGGAGCCCTGGCGCTTTCGACGCTGCCCCTGCTCACCATGGCTGCCGGGGCGGTTCTGAGGATCGAGACGCCGACCATGCGCAAGATCATCGGCGTCCTGATCGCAATGGCTGGGGTGGCCATCGCACTCGGCACAAGCCTGGCGACCGCTCCCCCGGGCGCATGGCGCGGAGACCTGCTCATGGTCGCGGCCGCATGCTGCATGGCGCTCTACAATGTCTGGTCGCGACCATTTCTGTCCCGCACCGCGCCAATCCCGTTCGTGGCGTTTGGCATGGGTGTAGGTGCGGTCTCCCTGTCGGTCCTGGTGGCATCGAACGGAGGCTTCGCACGACTTGCCACGCTTAATGCACCGCAGTGGATAGCGAGCGGATACCTCGCCATCATTTGCGGCGCCTTCATCTTCTTCCTCTGGGCATTCGCGCTTGGACGCGCGGCGCCGACACTGGTTGCCGTCTCTGTCGCGGTCAATCCACTGACGGCATCGATCTTCGGCGTCGTCTTCCTGGGCGAGCAAGTGAGCGCGAAGCTGATTGTCGGGCTCATCGCGGTCCTCGCCGGAATAGCGATCGCATCAGGAGCAACCGAATGGTTCGGCTCAGGACATCAGGGATTCCGGCGCCGCCTTCCCTGA
- a CDS encoding MFS transporter yields MSSIRPLIPLLLAAGILLGGNGLQSTLIALRGAQEGFSASDIGLMGTFYFAGFLLGCLAITRIMKAVGHIRAFSALAAIASVGTLLLVLVLDPVMWCAVRFAGGFCFAGLFTIVESWLNSGVTNKDRARVLAIYRMVDTGSVTSAQFLIPVFGAGGFTIFAIMSIMITLSLVPVSLGDRSNPTPPEEVKLDLARVWRISPLGCFGCIAVGVTNSAFRTLSPVYAEQIGMSVADVVTFVSVGIFGGAIIQYPLGYLSDRWDRRRVLLITTCCAMLSALALVFIAGSNPLLNFIIIFIFGCFAMPLYSLSAAHSNDRADTGEFVLINAALMLFYSFGAIGGPFAASTVMQYFGPSALFVFSAIVYAIFIAVILYRMQARSGVPAGKRGRFIALLRTSTVFARLARRNGDSDGPGSS; encoded by the coding sequence ATGTCCTCTATCCGCCCGCTGATCCCGCTTCTTCTCGCCGCAGGCATCCTGCTCGGCGGCAATGGGCTGCAGAGCACGCTGATTGCGCTGCGCGGCGCACAGGAAGGGTTTTCCGCTTCCGACATCGGCCTGATGGGCACCTTCTATTTCGCCGGCTTCCTGCTCGGCTGCCTGGCCATCACCCGCATCATGAAGGCGGTCGGCCATATCAGGGCGTTTTCAGCACTTGCCGCGATCGCCTCGGTCGGCACTCTCCTCTTGGTGCTGGTCCTCGATCCTGTGATGTGGTGCGCGGTGCGCTTTGCCGGCGGCTTCTGTTTCGCCGGGCTGTTCACCATCGTCGAGAGCTGGCTGAATTCCGGCGTCACCAACAAGGATCGCGCCCGCGTGCTGGCGATCTACCGGATGGTCGATACAGGTTCGGTGACATCAGCCCAGTTCCTGATCCCGGTCTTCGGCGCCGGCGGCTTCACCATCTTCGCCATCATGTCGATCATGATCACGCTGTCGCTGGTGCCGGTTTCGCTCGGCGACCGTTCCAACCCGACGCCACCGGAGGAGGTCAAACTCGACCTGGCGCGCGTCTGGCGCATTTCCCCGCTGGGCTGCTTCGGCTGCATTGCCGTCGGCGTCACCAACAGCGCGTTTCGCACGCTATCGCCGGTCTATGCCGAGCAGATCGGCATGTCGGTCGCCGATGTCGTCACCTTCGTCAGCGTCGGCATCTTTGGCGGCGCCATCATCCAATATCCGCTCGGCTATCTCTCAGACCGCTGGGACCGGCGCCGGGTGCTGTTGATAACGACCTGCTGCGCGATGCTTTCCGCCCTGGCGCTGGTGTTCATCGCCGGCAGCAATCCGCTGCTCAACTTCATTATCATCTTCATCTTCGGCTGTTTCGCCATGCCGCTCTATTCGCTGTCGGCGGCGCATTCCAACGACCGCGCCGACACCGGCGAGTTCGTGCTGATCAATGCGGCACTGATGCTGTTCTACTCCTTCGGCGCCATCGGTGGCCCTTTCGCCGCCTCGACAGTGATGCAGTATTTCGGGCCGAGCGCGCTGTTCGTGTTCAGCGCCATCGTCTATGCCATCTTCATCGCCGTCATCCTCTACCGCATGCAGGCACGGTCCGGCGTGCCCGCGGGCAAGCGCGGCCGCTTTATCGCGCTGTTGCGCACCTCGACCGTTTTCGCCCGGCTGGCCAGACGGAATGGCGATTCCGATGGCCCGGGAAGCTCATGA